One part of the Qingrenia yutianensis genome encodes these proteins:
- the infC gene encoding translation initiation factor IF-3 produces MINEEIRDKEVRVIGANGDQLGVMSSKEALNIAEQNGMDLVKIAPQATPPVCKIMDYGKYKFELAKRDRETKKNQKVVNIKEIRLSPSIDTNDFNTKVNHTLKFLKSGDKVKITVRFRGREVNHSSLGKVLLDKFAEAIEDVAVVEKNAKLEGKNMFMVIAPK; encoded by the coding sequence ATGATTAACGAAGAAATCAGAGATAAGGAAGTCCGTGTTATCGGCGCAAACGGCGACCAGCTCGGCGTTATGAGCTCGAAAGAGGCTTTAAACATTGCCGAACAAAACGGAATGGACCTTGTTAAAATTGCTCCGCAGGCAACGCCGCCCGTATGCAAAATTATGGATTACGGCAAGTATAAATTTGAGCTTGCAAAGCGCGACAGGGAAACAAAGAAAAATCAGAAGGTTGTAAACATCAAGGAAATACGCCTTTCGCCTTCGATTGACACAAACGATTTCAACACTAAAGTTAATCATACGCTTAAATTTTTAAAATCGGGTGATAAGGTAAAAATAACCGTTCGTTTCCGCGGAAGAGAGGTTAACCACTCCTCGCTCGGAAAAGTGCTTCTCGACAAGTTTGCAGAGGCAATCGAGGACGTTGCGGTGGTTGAGAAAAACGCAAAACTCGAGGGTAAAAATATGTTTATGGTTATCGCTCCGAAATAA
- the rpmI gene encoding 50S ribosomal protein L35 — protein sequence MPKIKTHRASAKRFSLTKNGKVKRGQAYRSHILTKKSTKRKRGLRKSAYASTANEATIKRLILYK from the coding sequence ATGCCTAAAATCAAAACTCACAGAGCTTCGGCTAAAAGATTCAGCCTTACCAAAAACGGCAAGGTTAAAAGAGGTCAGGCTTACAGAAGCCACATTCTTACAAAGAAATCTACCAAGAGAAAAAGAGGTTTAAGAAAATCGGCTTATGCTTCGACCGCAAACGAGGCTACAATCAAGAGATTGATATTGTATAAATAA